The Skermanella rosea sequence TCGAAACCGTCCGCGCCGCCCTGCTGTTCGCGCTGGAGGTCGTCCTGGCCGCGGCGATACTCGAATCGGCGGCCCGCCTCCTGGCGGACCCACGGGACGGGAAGGCCGGGATGCTGGCCGGCGCCGGCGCCGCGGCGGCCTGGATCATGGCGGCGGTGGCGGTCGTCGCGACCGCGCTGCTGATCTTCGACGGGCGCTACCGGGACTTCCCCGTTCCCGACTACCTGGTCCCGGGCTTGGCCCTGCCGGCGCTGGGGCTGGTCCGCCTCGCCCTCCAGGGCGGCGGGCTGCACTCGCTGACGGTACGAGGCGCCCTGGGCGGCGCTTCGGCGGCCTTGTCGTCGGTCCCGGCCGGACGGGCGGCGCTCGCCCTGGCCGTGCTCCTGCCGCTCGGCGCCGCGGGCATCGTGATTCGGGAAGGCACCGTCAACACGGAGGCGATGGCCTGGGCGGGGCTCCTGGTGCTCACCGCCATACCCTACGCGGCTGCAATCGCGGCGGCCCGCAGCAAGGTTTCGTCAACCAAAAGCATTTTATCAGCATCTCGTTAACCATATGAAAACCCGGCCCGCCCACCCTGTGCTCCGAACTTTGGGAGTAAGGAGGGGGCCGGGATGCCTCATCGGGTTAATACGAAATCGCCGGCGCGGCTGCTGGCCGGCGTCGTCGCCATCGCCCTGGGTTGTTCGGCATCGTCCCGGGCCGACCCCGCCATCGATCCGGCCGACCTGAACAACGCGGTGATCGCGGCCGGACAGCAGACCCGCGCCGTGATCAACCGGCTCAACGATCTCCACGCATCCCATGCCGGCGGCGCGCCCAACGGCGGCAACCGCGCCGAACGGCTCAGGCTGGAACTGGACGAGAAGCAGGTGCCGCTACGTGCCTTCTCGCGCTTCATGCCGCCGGCCCTCAAGGATTCCCGCACCGGCCCGGTCGGCACCTTCTTCAGCGGCAGCGCGCGCCTCGCGAAGAAGGCCGGCCGGCACGAGCGCGGCGGCACCATGCTGGAGACGCCCGGCCTGACGGCGGGGGCCGACATGCAGGTCGGCGACCACAGCTCGATCGGCGTCGCCGGCGGCTATGTCGCGACGGCGGAGAAGCTGTCGGGCCGCAGCATCGCCGTCTACGGCGCCCACATGGTGAAGCCCGGCCTGACGCTCGACGCGGTCGCCGGGACCGGCGACCTGTCCTTCGCGACCGGAGGGGCCGACCTGATGTTCGGCGGCCTGGGCCTCCGCAACGAACTTCGGCTGGACGGCGGCCTGATCCTCGCCGCCACCACCCGCTTCAACTATGCCGCGGCCGAGGGCGGCGACTCCGACGCCGACAGCGAGCTCGCGACCGGGACCGTCGGGGTGCAGGCCAGCTACCGCATCGATTACCTGTGGGGCACGCTGATGCCGCGGGCCGGCATCGAGCATATCCACGAACTGGCCGACGCGGCGGTGCAGCCGACCGAGACCAGCATCCGCTTCGGCCTCACCGCCCACCACCGCGACGGCGGCATCCTGACGATCGACCACTCCACCACCCAGGCCCGGATCCATACCCTGCGGGCGGCGCTGAAGGTCAAGTTCTGACGGAACTGCCGCAGCCTCCGCCCGTCAGGGCGAGGGAGACAGGCGTCCCGGGGGCCGCCCCAGCTTTTCGCGCAGCAGTTCGGCGGCCCCGGCCATGCCGACCAGGGCGACGATCCGCGGCATCAGGGTGCGCAACTCGGAGAACCGCCGCTTCCGGAAGGCCGCCATCGCCTCGTAGATCAGCCCTTTGGCCAGCGAAACCCGGATCTGCCGGCCTATCCGCCCCCTGCACGCCCGCGCGAGCCGGCGGCAATGGTCGGTGTCGATCTCGCGCAGCGCGGTGAAATGGGTCAGCGCGCCGATCAGGATGCGGCGCTCGGCGGCGGTCAGCTCCTTCCCGTTCCTGACGATCCAGGCCAGGTCCTGCCCGGCCTTGTCCGGGACGACGTGCCGCGTCGCGATCGCGAAGCGCTGGATCCGGGCGGTCTGCTCGCTGTAGGCCCTGGATGTCGGGACATAGCGGTCCAGGGGCAGCCCGTCCAGCAGCTCCGAGATGAAGATCCTGTTGTAGCGGCTCCACGCGACGGAAGGGTCCGCGCCGCTGAGCGACTGGGCCAGGGTGCCGCGGGTCCCCGGGTGCCGGCGCTGGATGAAGGTGGGCTCCTCGATCCGCGCCGGCGGGTAGTGGCGCGCGAGCTTCAGCATGATGTCGTAGTCTTGGCACCGGACCAGCCGTTCGTCGAACAGTCCGACCCGCACCAGGCACTCGGTCCTGGCGACGACGGCCGGCTGGCCGTAGACGAAGCAGTGCTCCATCATCCGGATCAGGAACTCGTCCGCCTTCGCCGGCCAAAGCCTCGCCTCGTACTCGACGGCGATCCGGCCGTCGGGTCCGGAACGTCCCACCTGGACCGCGCTGTAGGTGAACCCGGCCTCGGGGTTCCGCTCCAGGGCGGTCAAGTGGCGGTCCAGCGCGTCGGGCAGCGCCACGTCGTCGTCGTCGAAGACCCAGATGCAGTCGCCCCTAGCCAGCGGCACCGCCCTGTTGATGGCCGTCGACTTGCCGCCGTTCGGCTTGGAGACGACTTCGATCCGGCCCGAATAGGCCTCCAGCACCGCCAGGGTATCGTCGGTCGAGCCGTCGTCGACCACGATGACTTGGTCCGGCGCCCTGGTCTGGCCCAGTATGCTGTCGATCGCATCCGCGATGTAGCCCGCCCGGTTGAAGGTGGGAATGATCACGGTGCAGGTCAGGCGCTTCATCTCCCGGTTCCCGTTCGGCCGATCCGTTCGGGTGGGGCTCCGGTCGGCCGCCGCCGGGATATCCTCACCCATGGGAGTCACTGTACATGGTCATCGGTGGTCCGGCACGGTGGGATCGACCGATTCGTCCCGGGTCCCTCAAGCCAGCCTGGCGTCCAGGGTGATCTCCGTCGCCGCCAGCGCCTTGGAGACGGGGCAGCCGGCCTTGGCTTCCTCGGCCTGCTTCCGGAATCCCGCCTCGTCGATGCCGGGGACCTCGGCCTCGCAGACCAGGTCGATCCGGCTGATCCTGAACCCGCCGTCCGCCTTCTCCAGGTGGACCTTGGCGGTGGTCGAGACCCGCTCCGCCGGATGGCCGGCGCCCGCGAGCCCATGGGCCAGCGCCATGGAGAAGCAGCCGGCGTGGGCCGCCGCGATCAGCTCCTCGGGGTTGGTGCCGCTGCCCGATTCGAAACGCGACGGGAAGGAATAGGCGCTGTCCACGACGCCGCTGCCGGTCCTGATCCGGCCGGTCCCGTCCTTGAGCGCGCCGCGCCATTCGGCTTCCGCCGTCCGCACTGCCATGATCGTCCTCCGTCGATAGGGGTCCGTGCCTGCAGAACACGCCGGCGGGCGTTAAGGTCCCGCCTCTTCCGGGCCGGCCCGTTTCACGATGTCACGCCCTTACATCCTGCTTGGCGGCGCGGGCGCGCCTGGATCATCGTCGGGCGGTGATCGTCCGTCCGGAGCATCATGCCTCAACGAGCGGCCTTCCCCGTCGGTTCGACGGTCCCGCGGGCCGCCGCAGCCCTGGCTGCGGCGCTGATGGTCTGCGTCTGCCTGCTTGCCGCCTCGGCCGGTTCCGCCCAGGCGCAGAACGCCGCCCGGACGGTCATGCTGGTCAACGAGATGGATGTCTACGCGCTCGGACGCGACATGGAGCTGTTCGAGGACCCGACCGGCCGCCTGACCATCGACCGGGTGGCTACCCCCGAGTTCTCGCACCGCTTCCAGCCCGGCCGGGCGGACGAGCCGAATTTCGGCCTGACCCGGTCCGCCGTCTGGGCGAGAGTCACCCTGAACAGCATCCTGGCGGTCCACCGGGACTGGTTCCTGGTGTTCCGCGAGGCCCTGGTCGACCGGGTCACGGTCTATGTGCCCCGGCCGGACGGCGGCTGGACGGCGCTGGAGGGCGGCATGCTGGCATCGCGGAGCTATTTCCGGCTGGCCCACCGCTATCCCGTCTTCCCCCTCTGGCTCCAGCCGGCCGAGCAGCCGACCCTCTATGTCCGGGTGGAGAACCGCGGCACGCTGACGATCCCGCTGGTCATCCAGTCCGTGGCGTCGCTCTACACCTCCGACCGGTCCGAGCAGCTCCTGTTCGGGACCCTGTTCGGCATCCTGATGACGGTCTGCGTCTACCTGTTCTTCATCTGGCGGGTCATGCGCGAGCGCTGCCAGCTCTACCTGATCCTGATGCAGCTGTCGGTCACCTTCTACATCGCCTCGGCGAACGGCTTCCTGGCCGAGTACCTGTGGCGCGGCATGCCGTGGTGGACCGGCTATTCGGTGCCGCTGTCGATCCTGCTGGCCATGATCACCGGCATCCTGTTCGCCGACAGCTTCCTGGCGGTCCGGAGACACATGCCGGCCTTCTACCGCGTGCTCCGCCTGCTGGTCCTGACGCTGGCGTCCCTGGCCGTGCTGGCGGCCTTCGACCGCCTGCTCGTCAACAGGCTGCTGCCGTGGTGCGTGATCGGCATGGTCGCGGTGTTCCTCCATGCCGGGCTCGGCGCCATCCGCCTCAAGGTGGACGGCGGGCCGGTCTTCCTGGTCGCCTTCTCCGCCCTGCTGGGCGGCGGCTTGGCGCGCAGCCTGGTCAGCCTCGACCTGCTGCCGGCCAACCTGCTCACGTCCAACATGTTCGATGCCGGGGCCGCGGTCTCCTCCGTGGTCTTCGCGGTCGGCATCGCGGGTCAGTTCAAAACCCGGCAGGAGGAGAAGGAGCGCGCGCTCCGCCTCAGCAACGAGCGGTTCGCCCTGGCCGCCGACGGCGCCAGCGCCGGCCTGTACGACTGGGACCTGGTCACCGGCACCGTTTATTACTCGCCCCGCATGGCGGAGCTCTACGGCGGCCCGGCCGCCGACCTGGGCACCTCGGCCGAGGCCTGGACGCGGCAGATCCATCCCGCCGACGCGACGCGGGTGCGCCGCGCCTACCGCGCCTTCCTGAAGAGCCGGTCGAACACGGTGGCCCTGGAATACCGCCTGCTGTCGCGGGACGGCAGGATGCGCTGGGTCTCGACCACGGGGGCCGCGGTGCGCGATCCGCGCACCAACTGGGTGCTCCGGGTCGCCGGCTCGACCGCTGACATCACGGAGAACAAGCGGGCGGAGGAGAGCCTGCGGGCGTCGGAATCGCTGAAGGCCGCGGTCATCGCCTCCTCCCTCGACTGCATCATCACCAGCGACGCCGAGGGCCGGATCATCGAATTCAACCCGGCGGCCGAGCAGACCTTCGGCCATGACCGGGACTCCGTGCTGGGCAGGCCGCTGGGCGACATCATCATGCCGGTGCTCCAGCGCGCCCGCCACACCGCCGGCATGCGGCACTATTTCGACACCCGCGAGCGCCACCTGCTCGGCCGCCGGGTCGAGGTCGAGGCGATGCGCTCCGACGGCACCGTGTTCCCGGTGGAACTGGCGGTCAACGAGGTCAAGGCCGGCGGGCAGGCGGTCTTCACCGCCTTCGTCCGCGACATCACCGAACGCCGGCGCGCCCAGGCCCAGATCGCCAGCCAGCGCGAGGCGCTCCTCCAGTCGGAGAAGCTGGCAGCATTGGGCTCGCTGCTGGCCGGCGTGGCGCACGAGCTGAACAACCCGCTGTCGGTGGTGGTCGGCCAGTCCGTCCTGCTGGAGGAAACCGCGCCGGACGACCCGACGGCCCAGCGCGCCCGCAAGATCCACCGCGCCGCCGATCGCTGCGCCCGCATCGTCAAGACCTTCCTGTCCCTGGCCCGGCGCAGCCCGCCGGAGCGGCAGGAGGTCGACCTGAACGAGATCGTGCTGGCCGCGGTCGAGCTGGTCGGATACTCGCTGCGCACCGACGGGATCGAGCTGGCCCTTGCCTTGTCGCCCGCGCCGGCCCGGCTGTGGGGCGATGCCGACCAATTGAACCAGGTGGTCACCAACCTGGTGGTCAACGCGCGGCAGGCGCTCCAGGGGGCTCCCGGACCGCGGCGGCTGGAGGTCTCGGTCGTCCGCGTCCCCGGACCGCCGGTGATCCGCCTGACCGTGGCCGACAACGGTCCCGGCGTGCCGGCCGGCATCCGGACCCGGATCTTCGACCCCTTCTTCACGACCAAGCCGGCCGGGATCGGCACCGGGGTGGGGCTGTCCATGTGCCACAACATCATCGACAGCCACGGCGGCACCATCGCCCTCGGCGAGACGCCCGGCGGCGGCGCCACCTTCGCCGTCGAGTTGCCGGCGCGCGATCCGGCCCCGGCCCCCGCGCCCGAGCCGCCGCAGGCCCCGGCGGACGTCCGGCCCCTGAACCTGCTGATCGTCGACGACGATCCCGAGATCGCCCTGACCCTCGCCGAGATGCTCCAGCCCGACGGCCACTGCATCTCCGTCGCCCAGAACGGCGCGGAGGCGCTGGAACGCCTCGCCTCGGATCCCTGCGACCTGGTGATCAGCGACGTCCGCATGCCCGGACTGGACGGTCCCGGCCTCTACCGCGAGCTGGAGGCCCGCCATCCCCACCTGCTGGGGCGCATCGTCTTCGTTACCGGCGACACGCTGAGCGACGCCGTGCGGGACTTCCTGGGCAGGACCGGCGTGCCCGTTCTCGAAAAGCCCTACGAGCCGGCGGACCTGAAGGCGATGGTCGCCCGGCTGGTCGGCGAGCCGTGACCGACCGGGACGGCATCAATAGATGTTGAACGGGAAATAGCGCGAGTTGATTCTCAGGAAGGTCCCGTTGCGCAGCAGCCTGTCGATCGCCGCGTCCACCCGCTCCACCAGGTCCGTATCGCCGAGGCGCATGGCGACGCCGATCCCCTCGTCCACGTAGAAAGGATTCCCGATCCAGGCGAAACCGGCGCCCTGCGGCGTGTTGAGGAAGTGCCAGAGCCCCAGCCCGTCGGCGAGCACGAGGTCCAGCCGTCCCGCGACGAGCGCTTCCAGCATCTCCCCCTGGGTCTCGAACAGGGTCGGCTTGACCGCGGGGCCGTAGGTTCGGAGGAGATGATCGACATGGGCCGTGCCGGTGACCACGCCGATCCGCCGGCCGGCAAGGCTGTCCGCCGTGACCGGCGCCGTTTCGGCGCGGTCCGCCAGGAACCGGATCGGGGTGGAGTAGTATTTGGCCGAGAAAGCCACGAGCCGCCGCCGATCCTCCGTGATCGCGAGGCTGGCCATGACGGCGTCGACGCGGCCGTCGCGAAGCGCC is a genomic window containing:
- a CDS encoding autotransporter outer membrane beta-barrel domain-containing protein, yielding MPHRVNTKSPARLLAGVVAIALGCSASSRADPAIDPADLNNAVIAAGQQTRAVINRLNDLHASHAGGAPNGGNRAERLRLELDEKQVPLRAFSRFMPPALKDSRTGPVGTFFSGSARLAKKAGRHERGGTMLETPGLTAGADMQVGDHSSIGVAGGYVATAEKLSGRSIAVYGAHMVKPGLTLDAVAGTGDLSFATGGADLMFGGLGLRNELRLDGGLILAATTRFNYAAAEGGDSDADSELATGTVGVQASYRIDYLWGTLMPRAGIEHIHELADAAVQPTETSIRFGLTAHHRDGGILTIDHSTTQARIHTLRAALKVKF
- a CDS encoding glycosyltransferase family 2 protein, with product MKRLTCTVIIPTFNRAGYIADAIDSILGQTRAPDQVIVVDDGSTDDTLAVLEAYSGRIEVVSKPNGGKSTAINRAVPLARGDCIWVFDDDDVALPDALDRHLTALERNPEAGFTYSAVQVGRSGPDGRIAVEYEARLWPAKADEFLIRMMEHCFVYGQPAVVARTECLVRVGLFDERLVRCQDYDIMLKLARHYPPARIEEPTFIQRRHPGTRGTLAQSLSGADPSVAWSRYNRIFISELLDGLPLDRYVPTSRAYSEQTARIQRFAIATRHVVPDKAGQDLAWIVRNGKELTAAERRILIGALTHFTALREIDTDHCRRLARACRGRIGRQIRVSLAKGLIYEAMAAFRKRRFSELRTLMPRIVALVGMAGAAELLREKLGRPPGRLSPSP
- a CDS encoding OsmC family protein; its protein translation is MAVRTAEAEWRGALKDGTGRIRTGSGVVDSAYSFPSRFESGSGTNPEELIAAAHAGCFSMALAHGLAGAGHPAERVSTTAKVHLEKADGGFRISRIDLVCEAEVPGIDEAGFRKQAEEAKAGCPVSKALAATEITLDARLA
- a CDS encoding PAS domain S-box protein — translated: MPQRAAFPVGSTVPRAAAALAAALMVCVCLLAASAGSAQAQNAARTVMLVNEMDVYALGRDMELFEDPTGRLTIDRVATPEFSHRFQPGRADEPNFGLTRSAVWARVTLNSILAVHRDWFLVFREALVDRVTVYVPRPDGGWTALEGGMLASRSYFRLAHRYPVFPLWLQPAEQPTLYVRVENRGTLTIPLVIQSVASLYTSDRSEQLLFGTLFGILMTVCVYLFFIWRVMRERCQLYLILMQLSVTFYIASANGFLAEYLWRGMPWWTGYSVPLSILLAMITGILFADSFLAVRRHMPAFYRVLRLLVLTLASLAVLAAFDRLLVNRLLPWCVIGMVAVFLHAGLGAIRLKVDGGPVFLVAFSALLGGGLARSLVSLDLLPANLLTSNMFDAGAAVSSVVFAVGIAGQFKTRQEEKERALRLSNERFALAADGASAGLYDWDLVTGTVYYSPRMAELYGGPAADLGTSAEAWTRQIHPADATRVRRAYRAFLKSRSNTVALEYRLLSRDGRMRWVSTTGAAVRDPRTNWVLRVAGSTADITENKRAEESLRASESLKAAVIASSLDCIITSDAEGRIIEFNPAAEQTFGHDRDSVLGRPLGDIIMPVLQRARHTAGMRHYFDTRERHLLGRRVEVEAMRSDGTVFPVELAVNEVKAGGQAVFTAFVRDITERRRAQAQIASQREALLQSEKLAALGSLLAGVAHELNNPLSVVVGQSVLLEETAPDDPTAQRARKIHRAADRCARIVKTFLSLARRSPPERQEVDLNEIVLAAVELVGYSLRTDGIELALALSPAPARLWGDADQLNQVVTNLVVNARQALQGAPGPRRLEVSVVRVPGPPVIRLTVADNGPGVPAGIRTRIFDPFFTTKPAGIGTGVGLSMCHNIIDSHGGTIALGETPGGGATFAVELPARDPAPAPAPEPPQAPADVRPLNLLIVDDDPEIALTLAEMLQPDGHCISVAQNGAEALERLASDPCDLVISDVRMPGLDGPGLYRELEARHPHLLGRIVFVTGDTLSDAVRDFLGRTGVPVLEKPYEPADLKAMVARLVGEP
- a CDS encoding transporter substrate-binding domain-containing protein; this translates as MIKALLVLVLLGLAFPGVAGLSAPVRGETLRIGTDARYPPFAYFTAEGRLTGFEVDLGNQICDSLGAVCQWVDIPFEQLVQALRDGRVDAVMASLAITEDRRRLVAFSAKYYSTPIRFLADRAETAPVTADSLAGRRIGVVTGTAHVDHLLRTYGPAVKPTLFETQGEMLEALVAGRLDLVLADGLGLWHFLNTPQGAGFAWIGNPFYVDEGIGVAMRLGDTDLVERVDAAIDRLLRNGTFLRINSRYFPFNIY